A window of the Lolium perenne isolate Kyuss_39 chromosome 7, Kyuss_2.0, whole genome shotgun sequence genome harbors these coding sequences:
- the LOC127313004 gene encoding uncharacterized protein, with the protein MATIKAKVQDAASSAKAGIDKARATAGEKMEKATTTDPMKKRDAEESKDDRKLKVASDEREEKEDHAAQRSGRRTIVTGT; encoded by the exons ATGGCGACCATCAAAGCGAAGGTCCAGGACGCCGCTTCCTCCGCCAAGGCCGGCATCGACAAGGCCAGGGCCACCGCCGGCGAGAAG ATGGAGAAGGCAACGACCACGGACCCGATGAAGAAGCGTGATGCCGAAGAGAGCAAGGACGACCGCAAGCTCAAGGTAGCCTCCGATGAGCGTGAAGAGAAAGAGGACCACGCTGCCCAGAGGTCCGGGAGGCGCACCATCGTCACCGGTACCTAG